In Vibrio hippocampi, the following are encoded in one genomic region:
- a CDS encoding PLP-dependent aminotransferase family protein, with amino-acid sequence MKSDFLMHIQFSPERSLQEQIREHLLAAMRNGVFADNALPSCRKLASQLRVSRNTVVLVYDRLVDEGYLVSHQRSGYYPCPEAFSAQALKSPIKDNHSRHTVSGAKPSQFWFNRIKQDVSSQRNIAKPSNWKDYPYPFLFGQPDHSLFPLNHWRECCRLSQRTGVVKDWVSDSIDCDDPALIKQLQSNVLPKRGIQAKQEQILVTIGTQNSLYLLAQLLVGDNTTLAIEEPGYPDVRNIFSTSGANILPINLDEQGIEVSPALKQCDYVYVTPSHQVPSNVTMSMQRRQELLDAAEAYDFVIIEDDYESEINVLSHASPSLKSLDKHGRVIYIGSMSKSLSPGLRLGYMVADTPLIQSARALRRLMYRHPPANNQRTCALFISLGHYDAYLRKLHICYQERWSVMRQAIEHYLPQCVTTETVGGSAFWLKLPDPIDCEQFAQQAKNIGVLVEPGTVHFSRFNLDSRRYIRLGYSAIDTDKIEAGIKKLAELLPENQVPEYQVPEYQG; translated from the coding sequence AGTTGCGCGTGTCACGCAACACCGTTGTATTAGTCTATGATCGATTGGTTGATGAGGGGTATCTGGTTTCACATCAACGCAGTGGCTATTACCCTTGTCCCGAGGCATTTTCAGCGCAAGCACTGAAATCTCCGATTAAAGATAACCATAGTAGACACACTGTTAGTGGTGCAAAACCTTCCCAATTTTGGTTCAACCGTATTAAGCAAGATGTCAGTAGCCAAAGAAATATCGCTAAACCGAGCAATTGGAAAGATTACCCCTACCCGTTTCTGTTTGGTCAGCCAGACCACTCACTGTTTCCGCTTAACCACTGGCGTGAATGTTGTCGCTTATCACAGCGTACAGGGGTAGTAAAAGATTGGGTGTCAGATTCGATTGATTGCGATGATCCCGCCCTCATCAAACAACTGCAAAGTAACGTGTTGCCCAAGCGAGGAATTCAAGCGAAACAAGAGCAGATATTAGTCACCATTGGCACCCAAAACTCGCTCTATCTCTTGGCTCAGTTATTGGTCGGCGACAACACGACACTGGCTATTGAAGAACCGGGCTATCCCGACGTGAGAAATATCTTTTCCACCAGTGGCGCGAATATTTTGCCGATTAACCTTGATGAGCAGGGCATCGAAGTCAGCCCGGCACTAAAGCAGTGTGACTACGTTTATGTCACGCCCAGCCATCAAGTGCCCTCCAATGTGACTATGTCGATGCAACGTCGTCAAGAATTACTCGACGCCGCAGAGGCCTATGATTTTGTCATTATTGAGGACGATTACGAGAGTGAGATCAATGTCTTGAGCCACGCCAGTCCATCACTAAAGAGTTTGGATAAACATGGGCGTGTTATTTATATCGGCAGTATGTCTAAATCACTGTCTCCGGGATTAAGGCTCGGTTATATGGTCGCGGATACGCCGCTTATACAATCTGCGCGAGCGCTGCGAAGACTGATGTATCGTCACCCCCCAGCGAATAATCAACGCACCTGTGCGCTGTTTATTTCTCTGGGTCACTATGACGCGTACTTAAGAAAACTGCATATTTGCTACCAAGAGCGCTGGTCTGTGATGCGCCAAGCTATCGAGCATTATTTGCCACAGTGTGTCACCACCGAGACTGTTGGCGGCAGTGCGTTTTGGCTCAAATTACCCGATCCCATTGATTGTGAGCAGTTTGCTCAACAAGCTAAGAATATCGGCGTGCTAGTGGAACCGGGAACGGTCCATTTTTCCCGCTTCAACCTCGATAGCCGTCGCTATATCCGCTTAGGATATTCCGCTATCGACACCGACAAAATCGAAGCTGGCATAAAAAAGTTGGCTGAGCTATTACCTGAAAATCAAGTGCCTGAATATCAAGTGCCTGAATATCAAGGCTGA
- a CDS encoding sulfite exporter TauE/SafE family protein, whose translation MLSTLVIIITLAIAGFIRGYTGFGFSALVILVLSAIYPVAQMVPAVLLVDLIVTLPLVASSWKQTDFSALSPLLITTMIGIPCGYWLLFNLPDIALKLLVPSTVLALAIISRSHSVVLMRVARSPLLCGFMSGWTTSAVSAGGAPVVIYMRYSQLDIHSQKNSLISYFFLTTCFAVGSSFAMTQQWYLLPDYPLLYTVIAGIAVLIGKACYQYRSLPSLHHAAYYLLLILSVISMSRVIWTLFS comes from the coding sequence ATGTTATCCACCCTAGTGATCATTATTACACTCGCGATTGCCGGGTTCATTCGCGGCTATACCGGGTTTGGTTTTTCGGCTTTAGTGATCCTCGTGCTTTCTGCGATCTATCCTGTGGCACAAATGGTTCCCGCCGTGCTGCTTGTGGATCTTATTGTGACGCTGCCTTTGGTTGCCTCAAGCTGGAAGCAGACCGACTTTAGCGCCCTATCACCTCTACTTATCACCACCATGATAGGTATTCCTTGTGGCTATTGGCTGCTGTTTAATCTACCGGATATCGCCCTTAAATTACTGGTTCCATCCACCGTGTTAGCTCTCGCCATCATCAGTCGCAGTCATAGCGTGGTATTGATGCGAGTAGCACGCTCACCGTTGCTTTGCGGTTTTATGTCGGGCTGGACAACCAGTGCCGTATCTGCGGGCGGCGCTCCTGTCGTGATCTATATGCGCTATAGCCAACTCGATATTCACAGCCAAAAAAACAGCCTGATTAGCTATTTTTTCCTCACCACTTGCTTTGCAGTAGGAAGCAGTTTCGCTATGACTCAGCAGTGGTACTTGTTGCCGGATTACCCACTTCTCTATACCGTTATCGCCGGCATTGCGGTACTGATAGGTAAGGCTTGCTACCAATATCGCAGCCTGCCGAGTTTGCATCACGCAGCCTACTATTTACTACTGATTTTATCGGTCATTTCAATGAGCCGAGTTATTTGGACACTTTTCTCTTAA
- a CDS encoding SDR family NAD(P)-dependent oxidoreductase, with translation MMTSRLPTVLITGATSGFGRAAARRFGEMGYALILTGRRQERLAELADELSQHCAVYTYSLDVRDSEAVVDMVQQLPQEFRNIEILINNAGLALGAGVAHQSSLDDWHTMINTNITGLVNVTHSLLPILLEQPKSTIINLASIASNWCYPGAHVYGASKAFVAQFSRNLRSDYAGTPLRITSLEPGLSESEFSLVRFGGDQDKYNQIYNGTNPLQPEDIADIMLWIAEQPSHININSIEVMPTSQAWDNFKVVKS, from the coding sequence ATGATGACTTCAAGACTTCCCACTGTATTGATTACTGGCGCCACTTCCGGTTTTGGACGCGCCGCCGCGAGACGATTTGGCGAAATGGGATACGCGTTGATATTAACTGGTCGTCGACAAGAACGTCTGGCTGAGCTCGCGGATGAACTCAGCCAACACTGCGCTGTGTATACTTATAGCCTTGATGTCAGAGATAGCGAAGCGGTGGTCGACATGGTGCAACAACTGCCGCAAGAATTTCGTAATATCGAAATACTGATTAACAATGCTGGGCTCGCTTTAGGTGCGGGTGTCGCTCATCAATCATCACTGGATGATTGGCATACCATGATAAACACCAACATCACCGGATTGGTCAATGTGACCCACAGTCTGTTGCCTATTCTGCTTGAGCAGCCTAAATCCACCATTATTAACCTAGCAAGCATCGCTTCAAACTGGTGCTACCCAGGCGCGCATGTCTATGGAGCCAGTAAGGCTTTCGTCGCACAGTTTTCTCGTAACCTGCGCAGCGATTATGCAGGCACACCTTTACGAATCACCAGTTTAGAACCAGGGCTGTCAGAGAGTGAATTTAGTTTGGTGCGTTTTGGTGGCGATCAAGACAAATACAATCAGATCTACAATGGCACTAATCCTCTGCAACCCGAAGACATTGCCGATATTATGCTGTGGATTGCCGAACAACCTAGTCATATTAATATCAACAGCATTGAAGTCATGCCTACCAGTCAGGCATGGGATAACTTTAAGGTGGTTAAAAGCTAG
- the yjjG gene encoding pyrimidine 5'-nucleotidase, with product MKYDWILFDADETLFHFDAFRGMQVMFKRFGIDFTEKQYADYQLVNKPLWVDYQDGKISAEQLKVTRFQGWADKLNVTPKALNSAFLEAMADICTLLPGASELIEALTGQAKLGIITNGFTELQQIRLDRTGMSDYFEYVVISEEVGVAKPDGGIFAHAHQLMGNPCKSTVLMVGDNPHSDVLGGMNFGIDTCWLNTQAAQRPEGIAPSYEVSSLQQLQRILLA from the coding sequence ATGAAATACGATTGGATACTATTTGATGCAGATGAGACCCTGTTTCACTTTGACGCATTCCGAGGCATGCAGGTGATGTTCAAACGTTTTGGTATCGACTTTACCGAGAAACAGTACGCAGACTACCAATTGGTCAATAAGCCGCTTTGGGTCGATTATCAAGATGGAAAGATCAGCGCAGAACAGCTCAAGGTCACACGCTTTCAGGGTTGGGCAGACAAGTTGAATGTGACGCCAAAAGCGCTCAATAGTGCTTTTCTAGAGGCAATGGCGGATATCTGCACCCTGTTACCGGGTGCTAGTGAGTTAATTGAGGCGCTAACGGGACAGGCAAAACTGGGTATTATTACCAACGGTTTTACCGAACTTCAACAAATTCGCTTAGATCGAACCGGCATGAGTGACTACTTTGAATATGTCGTGATTTCCGAAGAGGTGGGTGTCGCTAAGCCGGACGGCGGTATTTTTGCACACGCCCATCAATTGATGGGAAATCCGTGTAAATCGACCGTTCTGATGGTGGGGGATAACCCGCATTCAGATGTTCTGGGAGGTATGAATTTTGGCATTGATACTTGCTGGCTTAATACTCAGGCTGCGCAACGACCAGAGGGGATTGCGCCAAGTTATGAAGTGAGCTCGTTGCAGCAATTACAGCGCATTTTATTGGCCTAG